A genomic region of Kluyveromyces marxianus DMKU3-1042 DNA, complete genome, chromosome 5 contains the following coding sequences:
- the SGS1 gene encoding ATP-dependent DNA helicase SGS1 yields MMNESAKRSVQEPRTLSWNGGAYTNSTVAVATVLDSDGEGPVRGNIMSIGHDVSGDNKGGDFVDESDEEGDSVLEVIVDEPVPKEVPKVMSVERPGERKIASPKPVSSSTETLISLLRRQAALLEEKCVLLESTSLSQDNKRTRITTSIDPALRDIKRQLTRIESGTGTGTGAEAPAPVPAPVQRQNQGQIQGPHPSPSIPPQSSPHSSPQIKVPSRTLRRRDPDKNYYIPTMSQLDENPHLWRDPAQGLPQGRPQGRPHGIPEYPDSDVSLEAESEDSHFLTTQEEDRLDEIHESDKEFVVDGDYLDDDQDVSYHEEETETQTQTQTQTGTVANLDEHTEYPTNQIIINSSPGNSPVKSPSQPPLQQQTQTQTQILAPPIELHPPPSPSPEFHQTPQIRLIDDDEIEFLEDPISESLPIDHTIATAQDELEPLSDTDLEEFDAEREDQTQFDEIKELDDDLKIISESRLDEEAIPLSFTVKKEPHAFDSQLQLHNQPKPTSVAAAAMPVTEVIEDDDFSMADLEPYMSSQKEREREREREREREGSTRASSLQPQYAWTSEMYHKLRRVFGLDSFRPNQLEAVNATLEGRDVFVLMPTGGGKSLCYQLPAIVKSGKTFGTTIVVSPLISLMQDQVEHLLAKNIKASMFSSKGTAEQRRMTFNLFINGMLELVYISPEMIKASVQCKKAISKLYQDRKLARIVVDEAHCVSNWGHDFRPDYKELSFFKQEYPDIPMIALTATASEQVRMDIIHNLQLNNPVFLKQSFNRTNLFYQVLKKEKNSIFHMCDMIKTKFKNQTGIIYCHSKNSCEQTSALMQKNGVKCAFYHAGMDPDERLQVQQDWQADRVQVICATVAFGMGIDKPDVRFVFHFTVPRTLEGYYQETGRAGRDGNQSQCIMYYSFRDVRTIQTMIQKDKNLDMVNKEKHLDKLQQVMQYCDNRTDCRRQLVLSYFNERFDPKDCEKNCDNCRNASNVVYQTRDVTEEAKDIANLVKSIQDSKVTLIHCQDVYKGSKYQKIVQLGHHQLPYHGKGKDWKKADIERIFFKLVTERILNEYSVSTGRGFFSTYVKVGPRAKDLFKDRMRVEIRFVANEEQNSNTNGNTISKNGDRTSKEKDNRIVTSRPFTERSSSGTVLSTPTVSRSLTVNNNNNNIDIQTGNSREFIQKFRHDESAVNTYSTPVQLIKGSTYVSSQEQAHINKSYNVLKDIAVNVSSKFNFPDYTALIPDAVLWKIANELPVDQASFGRLGNSNDPALAKRFKYFSAILKKLKKERHHIIVVSSDRSVNTSGETGMKSGYFKNHEDMDDSAVISQIRETMFASSAASTQSATYSQKRTKPKSNSGNGRWKKSWKSKRR; encoded by the exons ATGATGAATGaat CCGCCAAGCGTTCTGTTCAGGAGCCGCGGACACTTTCGTGGAACGGGGGTGCGTATACTAACAGCACTGTTGCTGTAGCAACAGTGCTAGATTCCGATGGGGAAGGGCCCGTCAGGGGAAACATCATGTCCATAGGACATGATGTTTCTGGGGATAATAAAGGTGGAGATTTTGTCGATGAGAGTGACGAAGAAGGGGATTCGGTATTGGAAGTGATTGTAGACGAGCCGGTGCCTAAAGAAGTACCGAAGGTGATGTCTGTAGAAAGGCCTggggaaagaaaaattgcATCTCCGAAACCAGTGTCATCGTCAACGGAAACTCTAATATCGCTTCTCCGGCGACAAGCAGCGTTGCTTGAGGAGAAATGCGTTCTCCTCGAGTCCACGTCGCTGTCCCAGGACAACAAGCGCACGCGCATTACTACCAGCATCGATCCTGCTCTTCGTGATATCAAACGGCAGTTGACTAGGATAGAGTCGGGGACGGGAACGGGAACTGGGGCGGAAGCCCCAGCGCCAGTGCCAGCGCCTGTCCAGAGGCAGAATCAAGGCCAAATACAGGGCCCCCACCCTAGCCCAAGCATCCCTCCTCAGTCCTCCCCTCACTCTTCCCCACAGATCAAGGTTCCCTCCAGAACACTGCGACGCAGAGACCCAGACAAAAACTACTACATCCCTACAATGTCGCAGCTGGACGAAAACCCACACCTGTGGAGAGATCCCGCCCAGGGCCTCCCACAAGGTCGCCCCCAAGGTCGCCCCCACGGCATCCCCGAATACCCCGACAGCGACGTGTCCCTCGAGGCCGAATCTGAAGACTCCCATTTCCTCACCacacaagaagaagaccgTCTCGATGAAATTCACGAATCAGACAAAGAGTTTGTCGTGGACGGAGACTACCTCGACGATGACCAGGACGTCTCCTAtcacgaagaagaaacagaaactcaaacacaaacacaaacacaaactGGGACCGTGGCAAATCTTGATGAACACACAGAATACCCTACAAaccaaatcatcatcaactcTTCGCCTGGTAACTCCCCAGTAAAATCGCCATCACAACCTCcacttcaacaacaaacccaaacaCAAACCCAAATTCTGGCCCCACCTATAGAATTGCATCCGCCACCTAGCCCTAGTCCAGAGTTCCATCAAACTCCTCAGATACGTTTGattgacgatgatgaaattgagTTCTTAGAAGACCCCATTTCAGAATCTCTACCGATTGACCATACCATAGCAACGGCCCAAGACGAGCTAGAGCCCCTTTCAGACACAGATCTCGAAGAGTTCGATGCAGAAAGAGAGGACCAAACCCAGTTTGACGAAATCAAAGAACTGGACGACGACTTGAAAATTATATCAGAGTCCCGACTCGACGAAGAAGCCATTCCGCTTTCGTTCACTGTGAAAAAGGAACCCCATGCATTTGATTCACAGTTGCAACTCCATAACCAGCCAAAACCAACttctgttgctgctgctgccatGCCAGTGACGGAAGTTATAGAGGACGATGACTTTTCAATGGCTGACTTGGAACCATATATGAGCAGccaaaaggaaagagaaagagaacgggaaagagagagggaaAGAGAAGGCTCGACCAGAGCCTCATCGTTGCAACCGCAGTATGCGTGGACCTCGGAGATGTACCACAAACTGCGACGCGTGTTCGGTCTCGACTCGTTCAGACCTAACCAGCTGGAAGCCGTTAATGCCACCCTCGAAGGAAGGGACGTGTTTGTTCTTATGCCAACAGGTGGTGGTAAGTCTCTTTGTTACCAACTTCCAGCAATTGTGAAATCGGGGAAAACGTTCGGTACAACAATAGTTGTCTCGCCGCTAATCTCGTTAATGCAAGACCAAGTAGAACATCTTTTGGCGAAAAACATAAAGGCTAGCATGTTCAGCTCTAAAGGTACCGcagaacaaagaagaatgacGTTCAACCTTTTCATCAATGGTATGTTGGAACTAGTGTACATATCTCCTGAAATGATAAAGGCATCGGTCCAGTGCAAAAAGGCTATATCGAAATTGTACCAGGACCGAAAGTTGGCTCGAATTGTCGTTGACGAAGCGCACTGTGTTTCCAACTGGGGTCACGATTTCAGACCAGACTATAAAGAATTGAGTTTCTTTAAACAAGAGTATCCAGATATACCCATGATAGCCTTGACTGCCACCGCAAGTGAGCAGGTGCGGATGGATATCATCCACAACCTTCAATTGAACAACCCGGTGTTCCTGAAACAAAGTTTCAACAGAACAAACCTTTTCTATCAAGTGCTGAAAAAGGAGAAGAACTCCATCTTCCACATGTGTGATATGATAAAGACCAAATTTAAAAACCAAACCGGTATCATATACTGCCATTCGAAAAACTCATGCGAGCAAACCAGTGCTCTAATGCAGAAGAATGGTGTAAAATGTGCATTTTATCATGCAGGTATGGATCCTGATGAACGTCTGCAAGTGCAACAAGATTGGCAAGCTGATAGAGTTCAAGTAATTTGCGCTACTGTTGCGTTCGGTATGGGTATTGATAAGCCGGACGTTCGTTTTGTGTTCCACTTTACAGTTCCTAGAACCTTGGAAGGGTACTACCAAGAGACTGGTCGTGCAGGAAGAGACGGTAATCAATCTCAGTGCATCATGTACTATTCTTTCCGTGACGTTAGAACAATTCAAACTATGATCCAAAAGGATAAGAATCTGGATATGGttaataaagaaaagcatTTGGATAAGTTGCAGCAGGTGATGCAATATTGCGATAATAGAACAGATTGTAGAAGGCAACTAGTTCTCTCGTATTTCAACGAGCGCTTTGATCCGAAGGACTGTGAGAAAAATTGTGATAATTGTAGAAATGCTTCGAATGTCGTTTATCAGACAAGAGACGTCACAGAGGAAGCAAAGGATATTGCAAATTTGGTAAAATCAATACAGGACTCTAAAGTCACTCTCATCCATTGCCAGGATGTTTATAAAGGTTccaaatatcaaaagatTGTTCAATTGGGACACCATCAATTACCATACCACGGAAAGGGTAAAGATTGGAAAAAAGCAGatatagaaagaatattcttcaagttaGTTACGGAAAGAATACTAAACGAATATTCGGTGAGTACGGGTAGAGGCTTCTTCTCCACTTATGTAAAAGTTGGACCACGAGCTAAGGATTTGTTCAAGGACAGAATGAGGGTTGAAATTCGGTTTGTTGCCAATGAGGAACAGAACTCGAATACGAACGGCAACACGATATCCAAAAATGGAGATAGAACTTCTAAGGAAAAGGACAATCGTATAGTAACATCGAGACCATTTACTGAAAGATCCAGCTCTGGCACTGTGTTATCCACGCCGACAGTTTCGAGATCATTAACTGttaacaataacaacaacaacataGACATTCAAACAGGAAACTCCAGAGAGTTTATTCAAAAGTTCAGACACGATGAAAGTGCTGTAAACACTTACTCTACTCCTGTACAACTTATCAAGGGGTCAACATACGTTTCCTCTCAAGAGCAAGCACACATCAATAAATCTTATAACGTTTTAAAGGACATTGCAGTGAACGTTTCAAGCAAGTTTAACTTTCCTGACTACACAGCATTGATACCGGACGCTGTATTATGGAAGATTGCAAATGAACTTCCTGTAGACCAAGCTTCATTCGGTAGGCTGGGGAATTCCAATGATCCAGCACTGGCCAAGAGGTTCAAGTATTTCTCTGCCATTctaaagaagttgaagaaagagcGGCACCATATAATAGTTGTATCTTCTGACAGGTCTGTCAATACTAGTGGCGAAACTGGTATGAAATCTGGGTACTTCAAAAATCACGAGGATATGGATGACAGTGCGGTAATAAGTCAGATTAGGGAAACAATGTTTGCATCCTCCGCTGCATCAACACAAAGTGCGACGTATTCTCAAAAGAGAACGAAACCCAAGAGTAATTCCGGGAATGGCAGATGGAAGAAGTCATGGAAGAGCAAACGTAGATAG
- the SEO1 gene encoding putative permease SEO1 — MSLVRELVVDPFRRLKWGFIPVRRVVEDDVEEDEVDAKVETNSSVTSSSDLAKNGSSKTEEDAHSETYEVSTLEGGLEYEYRDEADRKWYKFFDEQEYRINKQQNEQWKWYHWFAPDMSTKEKKLLLKLDVLLAFYSCIAYWVKNLDTSNLNNAYVSGMKEELHFKGNDFVNTQVMYTVGNIIFQLPFIFILNKIPLNYVLPTLDLCWSLLTVGAGYTHSVKQLKAIRFFIGVFEAPSYLAYQYLFGCFYKHDEMVRRSAFYYFGQYAGILSSGGIMSAVHTALDGVGGKSGWRWNFIIDGVISVAVGILGFYMLPGDPYNCYSIFLTDDEIRLARKRLRENKTEKSDFHTKFFDKEVWKRILFDWKIYVLTLWNVFCWNNNNGSSGAFLLWLNSLTKNGGTEKRFSIAKKNQWSMITPGLGMVYLFLTSLLADKGHTRWGAIIATQVFNFTGNVILAVWDVPDGAKWFAFMLQYFGWAMAPVLYSWQNDICRRDAQARAVVLVVMNMLAQTSTAWISVLVWKTTEAPRYLKGFTWTAVSSFCLSVWTFVVLYYYKRDERRNAKDNGIILYNSKTGDNYPPQKASKEEATA, encoded by the coding sequence ATGTCACTGGTTAGAGAACTTGTAGTGGATCCGTTCAGGAGACTGAAATGGGGGTTCATTCCCGTGAGAAGAGTTGTGGAGGACGAcgtggaagaagatgaggtCGATGCCAAAGTCGAAACGAACTCATCGGTAACATCGAGCTCTGATCTAGCGAAAAATGGCAGCAGCAagacagaagaagatgccCACTCGGAAACGTACGAGGTTTCAACACTAGAAGGCGGTCTCGAATACGAATATAGAGACGAGGCTGACCGTAAATGGTACAAGTTCTTCGACGAACAAGAGTACCGTATTAACAAGCAGCAAAACGAACAATGGAAATGGTACCATTGGTTCGCACCTGACATGTCCaccaaggagaagaagctgCTACTCAAGCTGGACGTGCTTCTCGCTTTCTACTCGTGTATCGCATACTGGGTCAAGAATTTGGATACTTCGAACTTGAACAATGCGTATGTGTCAGGCATGAAGGAAGAGCTGCACTTCAAGGGAAACGACTTCGTGAACACGCAAGTCATGTACACGGTCGGTAATATCATCTTCCAATTGCCATTCATCTTCATATTGAACAAGATTCCATTGAACTACGTGCTGCCCACGTTGGACTTGTGCTGGTCGCTGCTTACCGTGGGTGCAGGCTACACCCATTCCGTGAAACAGTTGAAGGCTATCAGGTTTTTCATTGGTGTTTTCGAGGCACCATCGTATCTAGCGTACCAGTACTTGTTCGGGTGCTTCTACAAGCACGACGAGATGGTGAGACGGTCCGCTTTCTATTATTTCGGTCAATATGCAGGTATCTTGTCGTCTGGTGGTATTATGTCTGCAGTTCACACCGCATTGGATGGTGTTGGTGGGAAATCCGGCTGGAGATGgaatttcatcatcgatGGTGTCATATCGGTCGCAGTTGGTATCTTAGGGTTCTACATGCTTCCAGGCGATCCATACAACTGTTACTCGATCTTCCTTACCGACGATGAGATCAGACTCGCTAGAAAGAGACTAagggaaaacaaaacagagAAATCGGACTTCCACACCAAGTTCTTCGACAAAGAAGTTTGGAAGAGAATCCTATTCGACTGGAAGATTTATGTGTTAACTCTCTGGAATGTGTTCTGCtggaacaacaacaacggGTCTTCTGGTGCGTTCTTGTTGTGGTTGAATTCGCTAACGAAAAATGGCGGCACAGAAAAGAGATTCAGTATAgccaagaagaaccaaTGGTCCATGATTACACCAGGTCTTGGTATGGTTTACTTGTTCTTGACTTCTTTGTTGGCAGACAAGGGCCACACTAGATGGGGTGCTATCATCGCTACCCAAGTTTTCAACTTCACCGGTAACGTCATTCTTGCCGTTTGGGATGTGCCAGACGGTGCAAAGTGGTTTGCTTTCATGCTCCAGTACTTTGGCTGGGCCATGGCTCCAGTTTTATACTCGTGGCAGAATGATATCTGTCGTCGTGATGCCCAAGCAAGAGCTGTCGTGTTAGTTGTAATGAATATGCTCGCTCAAACATCTACGGCTTGGATTTCGGTGTTGGTATGGAAGACTACCGAAGCTCCAAGATATTTGAAGGGTTTCACCTGGACTGCTGTGTCGTCTTTCTGTTTGTCTGTATGGACATTCGTTGTGTTGTACTACTACAAGCGtgatgaaagaagaaatgcGAAGGATAACGGTATCATCCTGTACAATTCCAAGACGGGGGATAACTATCCACCACAGAAGGCTAGTAAAGAGGAGGCTACTGCTTAG